ATCATGCCCGCATTCTCCGGCGAACCGGTATCCGTCACCCGTCGATCCTGTCGTAGAATAAGACAGCCCTCCCGTGGCAACAAGCACGGCATCCCCCGCGATAACTGCATCATTCTCCAGCAAAATACCCGTGACACCATTTTCATCCGCCAGCACCTTTTTCACGCCGCTTCTCAGATGAATCTTCACATCCAGTTCTTTCATTCTCCGCTCCATGGCAAGAATGATATCCGATGCGTGGTCGGAAGCCGGAAACGCACGGTTTCCCCTCTCAATCTTCGTTCTGACCCCGAGACGCTCAAAGAAATCAATGGCATCAAAATTATTATACCCATAAAATGCACTGTATAAAAACTTTGGATTGCGAATTACACTGTCAAATAATTCCTCCATGGAACAGGCATTCGTAAAATTGCAGCGGCCTTTTCCTGTGATATAAACTTTTTTCCCCAGCTTTTCGTTCCTTTCAAACAGGTGAACGAGATGCCCTGCCTCAGCAGCAAACACCGCTGCTGCCATTCCGGCCGCTCCTCCTCCTATGATCAATACCTTAGACATCATCTTCCCCCAGACCTGCAAAGCTCAGTTTCACTGAATCATCAATTGAGTTGATCTCATCGCTGCTGTAAACCTTATATTCGTCCCAGATTTTTTCCATGGACTCCAGTGTATCGACGACTTCCTGCTGTTTTTTCATACAAAGCGCGACGACCAGTGCATTGATCACGCTCAGAGGCGCAACCAGAGAATCCACAATCGACGCCATATCGCTTCTGGCGATCAGATTGCATGAGGAATACAGGTTCATCGGCGAATGAATACTGTCCGTGAGCGTGATCACTTTTGCATTCCGGTTATTCGCAAATTCCATGGCCTTGAGTGTATGCATGGAATACCGCGGAAAACTGATGCCGATGATCACATCCTTCTCATTGATGCGGATCATCTGCTCAAAAATCTCGCTTGCGGAATTCGTCTGGATCAGGCGGACATCATCCACAACAAGATTCAGATAAAAACTCAGAAAATGTGCGAGCGGTGCACAGCTTCTGATCCCTATGATATAGATCGTCTTTGCCTGCAGGATCGTCTCAACTGCCTGGTCAAAGATCTCGTGATCCAGATGTTCCATGGTCAATTTGATCTTGTCGATATCAGCCTGAAGTACTTTATCCAGAATTTCCGCCTGCGGCACCCTCCCGTAGGTCACTTCCATCCTCTGGATGGAATTCAGCTTGTTGATCACCAGCTCCTCAAGCGCACGGTGGAATTCCGGAAATCCCCGGTATCCAAGCTGTGCTGCGAACCGGACCGTTGTGGATTCACTCACCCCGACTTCACTTCCGAGTTTCGCCGCCGTCAGAAACACCGCCTTGTCATAATTATCCGTAATATACGCCGCCAGACGCTTCTGCCCCTTGCTGAGTTTTCCATACTGCTGGTTGATTCTCGTCAATAAATTCTCTGATTGTTCCATACTTTTGTTTTCTCCTAAGCGGTATGCATCACAGAGGAGCCATATCCCTCTTTGCATACTTTCATCTGTCCAGTATAACACAAGAATGGATTGCGTCAAGACGCAATCTCCCAAAGACTTCTGACCTCACACTTTTTCAAAATGCTGATAATCCTTCGCTCCCGTCCAGCTTCCTCCCCATGAAAATCCGTATTTTGTGAACACCTGATAACACAGGTCCTCTGTGTCTATTTTGTATGCAAATTCCGCCGTGCGGTCCACATATTCCCAGGCATTCGCAGGCTCACAGTTTTCCCGCCCGTCCACAGTCTTCACATACGGATTATATTTTGGATTCATATCAACCGCCATCCCTCTGGCATGATTGGACAGCGTAGTACTGTGGGAGATAAAGCGGAAATTAAATGCAGAGCTGTTGTTGTCCGCCATTGACCGCTCATCATCTGCGTCATAGTCGTCGATCAGCCGGATTTTCTCAATCGGATACCCTGCCTGATAAAGCTCTCTGAAGACCGCTGTCACGTCGTCTGCGATCGCCTGATTGACGACCAGTTCGCCGATACGTGTCTCACCGTCAAAACCAGTATGCAGAACTCTTACATACCTCAGTTCTTCTCTCGGCACGGTACAGTCCTCTTTAAAAGATTTTCCATACATCCGTCCAAATACAACATCTGATATCTCTTCCTGGTAAAATAAGGAGTCCACCCCGACAGCGGCAATCTGTTCCTCTGTGAGCACTGTCTCTGCAGTCATCTGCCGGATATCCCCAGCCGATACAGGCACTGCAGTCTCCTCATCCTTTTCCGCACTCTGATCCGGTGCGTTTTCCTCTTCCGGCTTCTGGTTTTCTGTAAAGCGGTAAACCAGAAAAACCGCTCCGGCCGCACAGACTGCGGCAGCCGCAAGCACACGTTTCACACTCCTCTTCATTTTTACCTCCTCTGCCGCAGACTGCGGCAAAAAAGAATACGCCCACAACACGTCTTTCACGCATCATGGACATATTCTGTTACTTATACCGGGTAAGCCTTGTTTTCCCTGTCAGCCGCCGCCGCATCAATCTTTTTTTCCTGAGCCTCCCTGTACTTGAAGAAATCCGTAGCCACCTGCGGGAACAGTGCGTACGTAAGCACGTCCTCATCCTGTTCCTTCCACGGGGCCACCTCTTTTTCCAGGGTATCCAGTTCATCCTCGATCAGATCCGCCGGCCTGCAGGTGATCGGTTCCGTATCTCCAATACATTTTTTCTGGACTTCGGGATTGAACGGTTTGATGGTTGCCCCATACTGCCCGGACAAAACAGCCTTCGTCTCCTTTGTAACCATCTTATACCGTTCTCCCATGATCACGTTGAACACAGCCTGAGTACCGACAATCTGTGAGGAAGGCGTGACAAGCGGGCATTCCCCAAGGTCTTTTCGGACACGCGGTACCTCTTCCAGCACCTCATAGTATTTGTCTTCCGCATGCTGCTCCTTCAGCTGCGAGGTCAGATTCGAGAGCATGCCTCCCGGTACCTGGTACAGCAGCGTCTTGATGTTCACACCCAGATTTTTAGGATTCAGCAGGCCGCTGTCCAGCGCTTCGTCACGGATCGGACGGAAATAATCAGCAATCTCCGCCAGAAGATTCTGATCAAAACCGGTGTCATAGGGTGTTCCCTTGAACGTTTCCACCATAACCTCTGTCGCAGGCTGGGAAGTGCCGAGTGCAAACGGTGACATCGCAGTGTCGATCACATCGACGCCGGCCTCAACCGCCTTCATATACGTCATGGATGCAACGCCGGACGTGTAGTGCGTATGAAGCTGAATGGGAATCGATGTCGCCTGTTTCAGTGCAGTCACCAGCTCTGTCGCCTGATAGGGAAGCAGCAGTCCCGCCATATCCTTGATGCAGATCGAATTTGCCCCCATCGCTTCCACCTGCTTTGCCATCCCGGTCCAGTATTCCAGCGTATACGCGTCTCCGATAGTGTAAGACAGTGCCACCTGTGCATGGCCTTTTTCCCTGTTTGCGGCACTCACGGCCGTCTGAAGATTTCGCAGATCATTCATACAGTCGAAGATACGGATGATATCGATGCCGTTCGCGATCGATTTCTGTACAAAATATTCCACGACGTCATCCGCATACGGACGGTATCCGAGAATATTCTGCCCTCGGAAGAGCATCTGAAGTTTCGTGTTCTTGAATCCGTCGCGGAACCTGCGAAGCCGTTCCCATGGATCCTCCTTCAGAAAACGAAGTGACGCGTCAAATGTCGCGCCTCCCCAGCACTCCACGGAATGGTAACCGACTTTGTCCAATTTATCGACGATCGGAAGCATCTGCTCCGTCGTCATTCTTGTCGCGATCAGAGACTGATGTGCGTCACGCAGGATCGTTTCTGTTATCTTGATTGGTTTCTTTTCTATATCCGCCATGTTATCCCTCCTATACTCCAAATATTGCCATAAAAGTTCCCGCCGCAACAGCCGTTCCGATCACGCCGGCCACGTTAGGACCCATGGCATGCATCAGCAGGAAATTCGTAGGATCCGCTTCCGCCCCCACTTTCTGGGAGACGCGTGCCGCCATCGGCACCGCTGACACACCTGCTGATCCAATCAGCGGATTGATCTTTCCTTTTGTAAGTTTGCACATCAGTTTGCCCAGCAGAACGCCGCCCGCCGTTCCAAATATGAACGCTATGAGTCCCAGTATCACAATCTTAATCGTATCCCAGTTCAGGAAACGTTCCGCACTGGTCGTCGCACCCACAGAAGTTCCAAGCAGAATGACTACGATGTACATCAATGCATTCGAAGCCGTCTCCGTCAGCTGTTTGACAACGCCGCACTCCCTGAACAGGTTTCCCAGCATCAGCATTCCGACAAGCGGTGCAGTTGTCGGGAGAATCATACAGACGACGATCGTGATAATGATCGGGAAGAGTATTTTTTCCAGTTTCGACACCGGGCGAAGCTGTTCCATCTTGATTTTCCGCTCTTTTTCTGTCGTCAGCAGCTTCATGATCGGAGGCTGTATGATCGGTACCAGCGACATATAGGAGTAAGCCGCCACCGCGATCGGTCCGAGCAGTGCAGTCTGTCCCAGCTTACCCGCCAGGAAGATGGACGTCGGTCCGTCTGCGCCTCCGATGATCGAGATCGCCGCTGCCGCCGCCGGTCCGAAGCCAAGAAGAATAGCCAGAAAATACGCAACATAGATTCCTACCTGAGCTGCCGCTCCCATGATGAAACTCCTGGGGTTCGCGATCAGCGGGCCAAAGTCTGTCATCGCACCGACTCCCATAAAGATCAGAGAGGGCAGAATGCTCCATTCGTCAAGCTTATAAAAATAATGCAGAAGACCTGCTGCGTGCTCTACCCCCTGTGCATCCACGTACGGTCCCGCCATGATATCCGGATAGATATTGACCAGCAGCATACCGAAGGCGATCGGAACCAGCAGAAGCGGCTCAAAGCCTTTTTTTATCGCCAGAAACAGGAACACGCAGGCGATCAGTATCATCACCAGGTTTCCGCCGGTCAGGTTGAAAAACGCCGTCTGGTGAAGCAGGTTTGATAATGTTTCTAACATTTCATGACCCCCTGTCCTAATCCATGGATGCCAGTGCATCTCCAGATTCTACCGTATCGCCTACAGCTACATCGATACCCGCTATCGTTCCGTCCTGCGGAGCGACAACCGGGATCTCCATCTTCATTGCCTCCAGGATCACGATCGTATCCCCCGCTTTCACGCTCTGGCCGGCACTCGCCTCCACTTTAAATACTTTCCCCGGAACAGAAGCCGTGATCTGAACGGCACCTGCCGATCCGCCTGCCGGTTTTGCCGCAGGCCGGGCAGCCGGAGCTTTTGGCGCTGCAGCCGCTACCGGCTTCGGGGCAGCTGCCGGACCGTCTGTGCGTTCCTCCACAGTGACATCATATACATTTCCGTTTACAGTGATCGTATAGCTTTTCATATCGAATCCTCCTATGCTCTCTTCCAGTTGTTTCTATGGACTTTTTTTACAGAACGAACCACAAAGCTGTCTGCCGGTGTCTGTTCCAGTGCCGCAATCGCCGCTGTAATCACCGCGACAAGCTCCGTATCGTCCGTCACATCCTCCTGTTGTCTCTCCACCCGCGGAGCCATTGCGGCCTCCGCAGCCGGTTTCTGCTGCCCGCCCTTTTTCTGCTCGCGCTTCGCAACCCACAGGTTAATATATTTAAACAGGTAAATCAAAAAGCTCAGGAAAAACAGCACGACAAATACGATCAGAATCCCAAGTACGGTGTTTCCCCCGGCCTCCTTCATCTTTTCCCCGAGTGTCCTGCTCACCTCCACGGACAGATAAGTCGGTGTATTTTCTTCCCTGTTGATCGTCAGGGTAACCGTCGCATCTTTCTTCTCAAACTGCATTTTGGAGGTCACCGTTATAATTTGCCCATCCAGTGTACATTTCGTCTGTCCCGCGTCCTTGTATGCCCCGAGTACATCGCGGTTATCCTTCCAGGCTGAAACAGCACTCTCATAGAATTTCCCGTACTGCAGAAGGCTTTCCAGATCTTCATCAGACATCGTTGTCATCTGGCTCACAAAACTGACGGTCTGCGTCTTCCAGCTCTCCGACTCCTCATCGGTGAGTCCGGATGTATTGTTTCGGGATCCGCAGGCACACAGGGTGATTGTACAGAACAACAGCAACAGCACACTTATACATTTTCTTAATGACTGTTTCATACGTCCACCTCTCTTATACCGTTCCATGTTTTTTCCCCGGCCGGTCTTCCCGTTTTGTAAACAGCATCTCAAACGCGGCGATCACATGTTTCCGTGTGTCCTTCGGATCAATGACCGCATCTACATATCCCCGTCTTGCCGCAGAAGCAGCGCTGTCCTGAAGCGCCTCATATTCCGCCGCTTTCCGGTCAATAACATCGATACCCTCATCGATATACATCAGCTTTGCCGCAGCCCTTGCATCCATCATGCCGATCTTCGCATCC
The Ruminococcus gauvreauii genome window above contains:
- a CDS encoding MurR/RpiR family transcriptional regulator, which codes for MEQSENLLTRINQQYGKLSKGQKRLAAYITDNYDKAVFLTAAKLGSEVGVSESTTVRFAAQLGYRGFPEFHRALEELVINKLNSIQRMEVTYGRVPQAEILDKVLQADIDKIKLTMEHLDHEIFDQAVETILQAKTIYIIGIRSCAPLAHFLSFYLNLVVDDVRLIQTNSASEIFEQMIRINEKDVIIGISFPRYSMHTLKAMEFANNRNAKVITLTDSIHSPMNLYSSCNLIARSDMASIVDSLVAPLSVINALVVALCMKKQQEVVDTLESMEKIWDEYKVYSSDEINSIDDSVKLSFAGLGEDDV
- a CDS encoding M15 family metallopeptidase encodes the protein MKRSVKRVLAAAAVCAAGAVFLVYRFTENQKPEEENAPDQSAEKDEETAVPVSAGDIRQMTAETVLTEEQIAAVGVDSLFYQEEISDVVFGRMYGKSFKEDCTVPREELRYVRVLHTGFDGETRIGELVVNQAIADDVTAVFRELYQAGYPIEKIRLIDDYDADDERSMADNNSSAFNFRFISHSTTLSNHARGMAVDMNPKYNPYVKTVDGRENCEPANAWEYVDRTAEFAYKIDTEDLCYQVFTKYGFSWGGSWTGAKDYQHFEKV
- a CDS encoding oxaloacetate decarboxylase subunit alpha, whose translation is MADIEKKPIKITETILRDAHQSLIATRMTTEQMLPIVDKLDKVGYHSVECWGGATFDASLRFLKEDPWERLRRFRDGFKNTKLQMLFRGQNILGYRPYADDVVEYFVQKSIANGIDIIRIFDCMNDLRNLQTAVSAANREKGHAQVALSYTIGDAYTLEYWTGMAKQVEAMGANSICIKDMAGLLLPYQATELVTALKQATSIPIQLHTHYTSGVASMTYMKAVEAGVDVIDTAMSPFALGTSQPATEVMVETFKGTPYDTGFDQNLLAEIADYFRPIRDEALDSGLLNPKNLGVNIKTLLYQVPGGMLSNLTSQLKEQHAEDKYYEVLEEVPRVRKDLGECPLVTPSSQIVGTQAVFNVIMGERYKMVTKETKAVLSGQYGATIKPFNPEVQKKCIGDTEPITCRPADLIEDELDTLEKEVAPWKEQDEDVLTYALFPQVATDFFKYREAQEKKIDAAAADRENKAYPV
- a CDS encoding sodium ion-translocating decarboxylase subunit beta codes for the protein MLETLSNLLHQTAFFNLTGGNLVMILIACVFLFLAIKKGFEPLLLVPIAFGMLLVNIYPDIMAGPYVDAQGVEHAAGLLHYFYKLDEWSILPSLIFMGVGAMTDFGPLIANPRSFIMGAAAQVGIYVAYFLAILLGFGPAAAAAISIIGGADGPTSIFLAGKLGQTALLGPIAVAAYSYMSLVPIIQPPIMKLLTTEKERKIKMEQLRPVSKLEKILFPIIITIVVCMILPTTAPLVGMLMLGNLFRECGVVKQLTETASNALMYIVVILLGTSVGATTSAERFLNWDTIKIVILGLIAFIFGTAGGVLLGKLMCKLTKGKINPLIGSAGVSAVPMAARVSQKVGAEADPTNFLLMHAMGPNVAGVIGTAVAAGTFMAIFGV
- a CDS encoding biotin/lipoyl-binding carrier protein, translated to MKSYTITVNGNVYDVTVEERTDGPAAAPKPVAAAAPKAPAARPAAKPAGGSAGAVQITASVPGKVFKVEASAGQSVKAGDTIVILEAMKMEIPVVAPQDGTIAGIDVAVGDTVESGDALASMD
- a CDS encoding OadG family protein; amino-acid sequence: MKQSLRKCISVLLLLFCTITLCACGSRNNTSGLTDEESESWKTQTVSFVSQMTTMSDEDLESLLQYGKFYESAVSAWKDNRDVLGAYKDAGQTKCTLDGQIITVTSKMQFEKKDATVTLTINREENTPTYLSVEVSRTLGEKMKEAGGNTVLGILIVFVVLFFLSFLIYLFKYINLWVAKREQKKGGQQKPAAEAAMAPRVERQQEDVTDDTELVAVITAAIAALEQTPADSFVVRSVKKVHRNNWKRA